Proteins from a single region of Rhodovibrio salinarum DSM 9154:
- a CDS encoding SRPBCC family protein, with amino-acid sequence MEATGDIRLNAPPHVVWTAMRDPEVLKASVPGCKAVHVESAHDYRMDLEGTWGPIRAHFHVHVRIEDVQGLEDGYPDSYRLSARGEGALGLAAGHSDITLRPDGRETTVLTYAAAGEPDSVLARLGDRLLRRAAGKLSDKFFKRFAKALDQRVA; translated from the coding sequence ATGGAAGCGACCGGTGATATCCGTCTCAACGCGCCGCCGCACGTCGTTTGGACGGCGATGCGCGATCCCGAGGTGCTGAAGGCGAGCGTGCCGGGCTGCAAGGCCGTGCATGTCGAAAGCGCGCACGATTACCGGATGGATCTGGAGGGCACCTGGGGCCCGATCCGCGCGCACTTCCACGTCCATGTGCGGATCGAGGACGTGCAGGGACTAGAGGATGGCTATCCCGACAGCTATCGGCTGAGCGCGCGCGGGGAGGGGGCCCTCGGGCTCGCCGCGGGGCACTCCGATATCACGCTGCGTCCGGACGGCCGTGAAACCACGGTGCTGACCTACGCGGCGGCCGGAGAGCCGGACAGCGTACTCGCGCGTCTGGGTGACCGTCTGTTGCGCCGTGCGGCCGGCAAGCTGTCGGACAAGTTCTTCAAACGCTTCGCCAAAGCGCTCGACCAGCGCGTGGCATGA
- the gmd gene encoding GDP-mannose 4,6-dehydratase, with protein sequence MKTALITGVTGQDGGYLAELLLGKGYVVHGIKRRASSFNTGRVEHLYQDPHACNRRFLLHYGDLTDATNLIRILQEVRPDEIYNLAAQSHVQVSFETPEYTANADALGTLRLLEAMRVLGLMHTRFYQASTSELYGNAPPPQNEDTPFQPCSPYAAAKLYAYWITVTYRDAYGLHASNGILFNHEGPTRGETFVTRKITRAVAAIEAGIQDCVYLGNLDAKRDWGHARDYVEGMWRILQQDAPGDYVLATGQAYSVRDFVERAFAQIGVQLGWDGVGPSEVGVDRVSGRTLVRVDPRYVRPTEVAHLQGDSRRARERLGWQPHYTFDELVREMVESDRGELRRTHNAGR encoded by the coding sequence GTGAAGACCGCACTTATCACCGGCGTGACGGGGCAGGATGGGGGCTATCTGGCCGAACTGCTCCTGGGCAAGGGCTATGTTGTCCACGGCATCAAGCGCCGCGCGTCCTCGTTCAACACCGGGCGTGTCGAGCATCTGTACCAGGACCCGCACGCGTGCAATCGGCGGTTCCTCCTGCACTACGGCGACCTAACGGACGCCACCAACCTGATCCGGATCCTGCAGGAGGTGCGCCCGGACGAGATCTACAATCTGGCTGCCCAGAGCCACGTTCAGGTCTCCTTCGAGACGCCGGAGTACACCGCCAACGCCGATGCGCTTGGCACGCTGCGTTTGTTGGAGGCAATGCGGGTTCTGGGGTTGATGCACACGCGCTTCTACCAGGCCTCGACCAGCGAGCTTTACGGCAACGCCCCGCCGCCGCAGAACGAGGACACGCCGTTCCAGCCGTGCAGTCCCTACGCCGCGGCCAAGCTGTACGCCTACTGGATCACTGTCACCTACCGGGATGCCTACGGCTTACACGCGTCCAACGGCATCTTGTTCAATCACGAGGGGCCGACCCGCGGCGAGACTTTCGTGACCCGCAAGATCACGCGGGCGGTCGCGGCGATCGAGGCCGGCATTCAAGACTGCGTCTACCTCGGCAATCTGGATGCCAAGCGCGATTGGGGGCACGCGCGCGACTATGTGGAAGGGATGTGGCGCATCCTGCAACAGGACGCGCCGGGCGACTATGTGCTGGCCACGGGGCAGGCCTACAGCGTGCGCGACTTCGTCGAGCGGGCGTTTGCGCAGATCGGCGTGCAGCTCGGCTGGGACGGCGTGGGCCCCTCTGAGGTCGGTGTGGACCGGGTGAGTGGACGCACCCTGGTGCGCGTCGATCCACGCTACGTGCGCCCGACGGAGGTTGCGCATCTGCAAGGCGATTCGCGCCGCGCACGCGAACGGCTCGGCTGGCAGCCGCACTACACGTTCGATGAGCTGGTGCGGGAGATGGTGGAGAGTGATCGGGGTGAGCTCCGCCGGACCCACAATGCGGGCCGTTGA
- a CDS encoding carbamoyltransferase family protein: MPLILGLNAYHADASAALLQDGQLVAAVEDERLRRIKHWAGLPVQAAQACLASVGAEAGDLDAIAVNRRSGAEWLAKLLFLLAHPEALARLPGRRANRRAFANAPEEIAEGLGRAPQSVRRIAVPHHEAHLASAYYSSPFEAAAVVSVDGFGDFLSTLTARGEGDALIPTGRVTFPHSLGVLYQAVTQHLGFGAFGDEYKVMGLAAYGRPTRMDAVAQLIRLRSGGRFALDLRYFRHTRPGFTYRWQGGAPKVGTLFAPRVTTLLGSPRGPDDAIDEAHADLAASLQVVYERTLWHVLRHAARTVEGVRDLALAGGCAHNVVANARISAYTRFQRVFVPPAPGDAGGAVGAALVAHRRLTGTAPRPVGHGAYLGPEVTDAQAAAALAAQAAALRAAGCRVTWPSADAMMEAVAQALADGELVGWAQGRMEWGPRALGSRSLLADPRRWDVRERLNQRIKRREAFRPFAAAVLRERMADWFEADLDLPWMSQAVPVRADRRALVPAIVHVDGTSRPQTVSASQTPQFHDLIRRFEERTGVPLLLNTSLNRQAPIVCTAGDALRLFLETGLHRLCLGGAMIVREP, encoded by the coding sequence ATGCCGCTCATCCTGGGATTGAACGCCTATCACGCCGATGCCTCGGCGGCCTTGCTGCAGGACGGCCAACTCGTCGCGGCGGTGGAGGATGAGCGGCTGCGGCGCATCAAGCATTGGGCCGGCCTGCCGGTCCAGGCGGCGCAGGCGTGCCTGGCAAGCGTGGGGGCCGAGGCGGGCGATCTCGACGCGATCGCGGTTAACCGCCGTTCGGGCGCGGAATGGCTTGCGAAGCTGCTGTTCCTGCTTGCCCACCCGGAAGCACTGGCCAGGCTGCCCGGCCGACGTGCCAATCGGCGGGCATTCGCCAATGCGCCCGAAGAGATCGCAGAGGGGCTGGGACGCGCGCCCCAAAGCGTGCGGCGGATCGCGGTGCCCCACCATGAAGCGCATCTGGCCAGTGCGTATTACAGCTCCCCCTTCGAAGCGGCGGCGGTGGTGTCGGTCGATGGCTTCGGCGATTTTCTGAGTACGTTGACGGCGCGTGGGGAGGGCGATGCCCTGATCCCGACCGGTCGGGTGACATTTCCCCATTCCCTCGGCGTGCTCTACCAGGCGGTGACGCAGCACCTGGGCTTCGGGGCCTTTGGGGACGAGTACAAGGTGATGGGTCTGGCCGCTTACGGCCGGCCAACCCGGATGGACGCGGTCGCGCAGTTAATCCGCCTGCGGTCCGGCGGGCGTTTCGCGCTCGACCTGCGCTATTTCCGCCATACGCGTCCCGGCTTCACCTACCGTTGGCAAGGCGGCGCGCCCAAGGTTGGCACGCTGTTCGCCCCACGGGTCACCACCTTGCTGGGGTCGCCGCGCGGGCCGGACGACGCGATCGACGAGGCCCATGCCGATCTGGCGGCCAGTTTGCAGGTGGTCTATGAGCGCACGCTCTGGCACGTGCTGCGCCACGCGGCGCGGACTGTGGAGGGGGTGCGCGACCTGGCCCTGGCCGGCGGCTGCGCCCACAACGTCGTGGCGAATGCCAGAATCTCGGCCTACACGCGGTTCCAGCGGGTCTTCGTACCGCCGGCGCCGGGCGATGCAGGTGGGGCGGTCGGGGCCGCGCTGGTCGCCCACCGCCGCCTGACCGGCACGGCACCGCGACCGGTCGGCCACGGCGCCTATCTGGGGCCGGAGGTGACGGACGCGCAGGCCGCCGCCGCGCTCGCCGCACAGGCGGCCGCGCTGCGTGCAGCCGGCTGCCGGGTTACCTGGCCGTCCGCAGACGCGATGATGGAAGCGGTGGCGCAAGCGTTGGCGGACGGTGAACTGGTCGGTTGGGCGCAAGGGCGCATGGAGTGGGGACCGCGCGCCCTGGGCAGCCGGTCGCTGCTCGCCGATCCGCGGCGGTGGGACGTGCGCGAACGCCTGAACCAGCGGATCAAGCGGCGGGAGGCATTCCGCCCGTTCGCCGCCGCGGTCCTGCGGGAGCGGATGGCCGATTGGTTCGAGGCCGATCTCGACCTGCCGTGGATGAGCCAAGCGGTGCCGGTGCGGGCCGACCGACGGGCCCTGGTCCCCGCGATCGTGCACGTCGATGGCACCAGCCGGCCGCAGACCGTTTCGGCCAGCCAGACGCCGCAGTTCCATGACCTGATCCGTCGCTTCGAAGAACGCACCGGCGTGCCGCTGCTGCTTAACACCTCGCTTAACCGGCAAGCGCCGATCGTCTGCACCGCCGGTGACGCGCTGCGGCTGTTCCTGGAGACGGGGCTGCACCGCTTGTGTTTGGGTGGCGCAATGATCGTCCGTGAGCCCTAG
- a CDS encoding diflavin oxidoreductase has product MTADQLPLSRALPSDAPFTPSQRAWLEGFLAGFMSPQAGATAPQEQSAKAGLQVLFASQTGTAESVAKKLAKAAKADGRPAQAVDIEDMDLDTLAQAERIAVIASTTGEGEAPDSAKGLIKALEQADSGALSGMSYAVLALGDSNYEQFCAFGRYLDETFQALGATPLVERVDVDGNPDAPMAEFRSGLLEALQEHDGMADTAAGALPTTATATLDDGDDEDRWTRAHPFQATLIANTRLNPESDKETRHIELALGRNGPTYEPGDALGVVAPNDPELVQAVLAEAGLDGSEEVSAAKGTTARLDEVLTHRAVITELAPATVRKFQERADSQDLARLLADDAGDELTAWLYGRDLLDLLRAHPGVIERGEDLASLLPTLQPRLYSIASSPRAHPEEVHLTVGIVRYDACGRSKAGVTTGHLADRLQPGDTVGVYRSPNKRFSLPEDPDTPVIMIGPGTGIAPFRAFLEERQATRAGGANWLFFGERREACDYLYRRELEAFHRAGLLTRLDTAFSRDGAEKLYVQHQLARNGQEIWRWLQAGAHLFVCGDAKHMARDVEAALVDLIAAHGAMGADAAREHLDELIAHKRYKKDVY; this is encoded by the coding sequence ATGACCGCCGATCAGCTTCCCTTGTCCCGGGCGCTTCCGTCGGATGCGCCGTTCACCCCGTCGCAGCGGGCGTGGCTGGAAGGCTTTCTGGCTGGCTTCATGAGTCCGCAGGCGGGCGCGACCGCACCACAGGAACAGTCCGCAAAGGCCGGGCTGCAGGTGCTGTTCGCCTCCCAAACCGGAACGGCGGAAAGCGTGGCCAAAAAGCTCGCCAAAGCCGCCAAGGCCGACGGGCGCCCCGCCCAGGCGGTCGATATCGAGGACATGGACCTCGACACTCTCGCACAGGCCGAACGGATCGCCGTGATCGCCAGCACGACCGGAGAAGGCGAAGCGCCGGATTCCGCCAAGGGCCTGATCAAGGCGCTGGAACAGGCCGACAGCGGCGCGCTCAGCGGCATGTCCTACGCCGTGCTGGCGCTCGGCGACAGCAACTACGAGCAGTTCTGCGCCTTCGGCCGCTACCTGGACGAAACCTTCCAGGCGCTCGGTGCCACGCCGCTCGTCGAACGGGTCGATGTCGACGGCAACCCGGATGCCCCGATGGCCGAGTTCCGCAGCGGTCTGCTCGAAGCCCTGCAGGAGCACGACGGCATGGCGGACACCGCCGCAGGCGCGCTGCCGACCACCGCGACGGCGACCCTGGACGATGGGGACGACGAGGACCGCTGGACACGGGCGCATCCCTTCCAGGCGACCCTGATCGCGAACACGCGGCTGAACCCGGAGTCCGACAAGGAGACCCGACACATCGAGCTGGCGCTCGGCCGCAACGGGCCGACCTACGAACCAGGCGACGCGTTGGGCGTGGTTGCACCGAACGATCCCGAACTGGTGCAGGCCGTGCTTGCCGAAGCCGGCCTCGACGGCAGCGAAGAGGTCTCCGCAGCCAAGGGCACGACCGCGCGCCTGGACGAGGTCCTGACCCACCGCGCCGTGATCACGGAGCTCGCCCCCGCCACCGTGCGCAAGTTCCAGGAACGCGCCGACAGCCAGGATCTGGCCCGGCTGCTGGCCGACGACGCCGGCGACGAACTGACCGCGTGGCTGTACGGGAGGGACCTGTTGGACCTGCTGCGCGCTCATCCCGGAGTGATTGAGCGCGGCGAGGACTTGGCAAGCCTGCTGCCGACCCTGCAGCCCCGGCTCTATTCAATCGCGTCCTCCCCGCGCGCACACCCGGAGGAAGTGCACCTGACCGTCGGCATCGTCCGCTACGACGCGTGTGGCCGCAGCAAGGCCGGCGTCACGACCGGTCACCTGGCCGACCGGCTACAGCCGGGCGACACGGTGGGCGTCTATCGCAGCCCGAACAAGCGCTTCAGCCTGCCCGAGGATCCGGACACGCCAGTCATCATGATCGGCCCCGGCACCGGGATCGCCCCTTTCCGCGCGTTTCTGGAGGAACGGCAGGCCACCCGCGCCGGCGGGGCGAACTGGCTGTTCTTCGGCGAACGGCGGGAAGCCTGCGATTACCTGTATCGCCGGGAGCTGGAGGCGTTTCACCGCGCGGGCCTCCTTACCCGGCTCGACACCGCCTTTTCCCGAGACGGCGCGGAAAAGCTCTACGTCCAGCATCAGCTCGCGCGCAACGGGCAGGAAATCTGGCGCTGGCTGCAGGCGGGCGCCCACCTGTTCGTCTGCGGCGACGCCAAGCATATGGCGCGCGACGTCGAGGCCGCGCTGGTCGATCTGATCGCGGCCCATGGCGCGATGGGCGCGGACGCCGCGCGCGAGCACCTCGACGAACTGATCGCGCACAAACGCTACAAGAAGGACGTCTACTAA
- a CDS encoding D-sedoheptulose-7-phosphate isomerase, which produces MREPARDPAATVRAAFETTASNYARLAEMSETVAEVAGFVIERLRRGGTLMLCGNGGSAADAQHIAAELVGRFQAERQPMRAVALGQNISTATAVTNDYAFDEVFARELRAFAGPDDVLIGITTSGSSPNVIKALESARALGAGTIGLTGRREGALPALCDHVIQAPADETARVQELHIGIGHALCQLIEAELGRASR; this is translated from the coding sequence ATGCGCGAGCCTGCCCGCGATCCCGCCGCCACCGTCCGCGCCGCGTTCGAAACGACGGCATCCAACTACGCCCGTCTGGCGGAGATGTCGGAGACGGTTGCCGAGGTGGCGGGCTTCGTGATCGAGCGTTTGCGCCGGGGCGGCACCTTGATGCTGTGCGGCAACGGCGGATCGGCGGCCGACGCCCAGCACATCGCCGCCGAACTGGTCGGCCGCTTCCAGGCCGAACGCCAGCCGATGCGTGCCGTGGCGCTAGGCCAGAACATCTCGACGGCAACGGCGGTGACCAACGACTATGCGTTCGACGAGGTGTTCGCCCGCGAGTTGCGTGCATTCGCCGGCCCCGACGACGTCTTGATCGGCATCACCACCAGCGGCAGCAGCCCCAACGTGATCAAGGCATTGGAGAGCGCCCGCGCGCTCGGCGCCGGCACGATCGGCCTGACCGGCCGGCGCGAGGGCGCGCTGCCGGCTCTGTGCGACCACGTGATCCAGGCACCCGCGGACGAAACCGCGCGGGTCCAGGAACTGCACATCGGGATCGGCCACGCCCTGTGCCAGCTTATCGAGGCCGAGTTGGGTCGGGCGTCGCGGTAG
- a CDS encoding NAD-dependent epimerase/dehydratase family protein → MRWLVTGGCGFIGANLVADLLATGGQQIRVLDDGSAGASSLPDLGVELRSLEFHRADVRAPDAVRQAAHGVDAIVHLAGATGVMGSLADPRGDATANVLGTLNVLEAARNTDARVVLASTTGPLVGDTPRIDERILPVPRVPYGASKLAAEAYCQAYASAFGVATCVLRLTNVYGPGSGHKADAVGRFLTDGLAGRALTITGDGHQTRDFLYVGDVVQALRLAATHPGAVGQLFQIATARATSITALATAVQSLLRTHDHRIPALTYAPARPAEVRATVADPAKARDTLGWTADTDLSDGLERYYSHLTHQVTCPS, encoded by the coding sequence GTGCGCTGGCTGGTGACGGGCGGTTGCGGTTTCATCGGCGCGAACCTGGTCGCAGACCTCCTGGCGACCGGCGGACAACAGATCCGCGTATTAGACGATGGCAGCGCCGGCGCGAGCAGCCTGCCGGACCTCGGCGTCGAGTTGCGATCCCTGGAGTTCCACCGCGCGGACGTCCGTGCCCCGGATGCTGTCCGCCAGGCCGCGCACGGGGTCGACGCGATCGTGCATCTGGCGGGCGCGACGGGGGTCATGGGCTCGCTCGCCGATCCGCGCGGCGATGCGACAGCCAACGTACTTGGCACGCTCAACGTGCTGGAAGCGGCCCGGAACACCGACGCGCGGGTCGTTCTCGCGTCCACCACCGGTCCCCTGGTCGGCGACACCCCACGGATCGACGAACGCATCCTGCCGGTCCCCCGCGTGCCCTACGGCGCCAGCAAGCTGGCCGCCGAGGCCTACTGCCAGGCCTATGCAAGCGCCTTTGGCGTCGCGACCTGCGTGCTTCGGTTGACCAACGTCTACGGCCCGGGAAGCGGTCACAAGGCCGACGCGGTCGGCCGTTTCCTGACCGACGGGCTGGCGGGTCGCGCGCTCACGATCACCGGGGACGGGCATCAGACGCGCGACTTCCTCTATGTCGGCGACGTCGTGCAGGCCCTACGCCTGGCCGCCACGCACCCGGGAGCGGTCGGCCAGCTGTTCCAGATCGCCACCGCCCGCGCGACCTCGATCACGGCACTGGCCACAGCGGTGCAATCCCTGCTGCGCACCCATGACCATCGGATCCCGGCTCTGACCTACGCGCCCGCCCGTCCGGCGGAAGTGCGCGCAACCGTGGCCGATCCGGCGAAGGCACGAGATACACTCGGCTGGACGGCCGACACCGACCTCTCGGACGGCCTGGAGCGCTACTACAGCCACCTGACCCATCAGGTCACCTGCCCGTCCTAG
- a CDS encoding BCCT family transporter, which produces MAERTADRAPREERIGMNAGLGDPWVLGISAGFVIAFVALSIYDVNLLSALVSDGFAWTAKYLGSFFQLILLLTFFIAIAVAATPAASAKMGNLDQPEMSTFKWVSIIMCTLLAGGGVFFAAGGPVYHFIAQSPPAFSAETGTAAAVHGALAQSFMHWGFLAWAILGSLTSLVLVHAHYTHGKPLQPRTLLFPIFGERVMRGAFGGLVDAVCVIAVVAGTVGPIGFLATQVAYGLNVLFDVPDTYGTQLAVLVVLGAIYVTSAMTGIHRGIQFLSRMNVYLALAIGAVIFIFGPTLFLMNAYLQGFGAYVSNFFQMATMTAQTAPDWWMKWWTVFFFAWFLGYGPLMALFVARISRGRTIREMIVAVAILAPIASTIWFTLLGGSGIHYQLAGAIDLKEALTNFQFDVATLTVAQALPLGTLMAVAILVLTTIFVATTGDSMSYTISMVATGHDQPSRLVRAFWGVMMAVMAAILLFMGSGQVSALQQFIVITAIPVSLVILPSLWLGPRAAYQMAQEQGLVR; this is translated from the coding sequence ATGGCAGAGCGCACTGCGGACAGGGCGCCGCGTGAAGAACGGATCGGCATGAACGCCGGCTTGGGCGATCCTTGGGTTCTGGGGATCAGCGCCGGGTTTGTGATCGCTTTCGTGGCACTATCGATCTACGACGTGAATCTGCTGTCCGCGCTGGTCAGCGACGGCTTCGCCTGGACGGCGAAATATTTGGGCTCCTTCTTCCAGCTGATCCTGCTGCTCACCTTCTTCATCGCGATCGCCGTGGCGGCTACGCCGGCGGCGAGCGCCAAGATGGGCAACCTGGACCAGCCGGAGATGAGCACCTTCAAGTGGGTGTCCATTATCATGTGCACGCTGCTCGCTGGCGGCGGCGTGTTCTTCGCTGCGGGCGGGCCGGTCTACCACTTCATCGCCCAGTCGCCGCCCGCCTTCAGTGCGGAGACCGGAACGGCAGCGGCGGTGCACGGGGCGCTCGCGCAGTCCTTCATGCACTGGGGATTCCTCGCCTGGGCGATTCTGGGCTCGCTGACCTCGCTGGTGCTGGTGCACGCCCACTACACCCACGGCAAGCCGCTGCAGCCGCGCACGCTGCTGTTCCCGATCTTCGGCGAGCGGGTGATGCGCGGGGCGTTCGGTGGCCTGGTCGACGCGGTCTGCGTGATCGCGGTGGTGGCTGGCACGGTCGGCCCGATCGGCTTCTTGGCGACCCAGGTGGCCTACGGCCTGAACGTGCTGTTCGATGTCCCCGACACCTACGGGACCCAGTTGGCGGTGCTGGTCGTGCTGGGCGCGATCTACGTCACCAGCGCGATGACCGGTATCCACCGCGGCATCCAGTTCTTGAGCCGAATGAACGTCTACCTGGCGCTCGCGATCGGGGCGGTGATCTTCATCTTCGGCCCGACGCTGTTCCTGATGAACGCCTACCTGCAGGGCTTCGGCGCCTACGTCAGCAACTTCTTCCAGATGGCGACCATGACCGCGCAGACCGCGCCGGATTGGTGGATGAAGTGGTGGACGGTGTTCTTCTTCGCCTGGTTCCTGGGCTATGGGCCGTTGATGGCGCTGTTCGTCGCACGCATCTCCCGCGGCCGGACGATCCGGGAGATGATCGTGGCGGTGGCCATCCTGGCGCCGATCGCGTCGACGATCTGGTTCACGCTGCTGGGCGGCTCGGGCATTCACTATCAGCTTGCCGGTGCGATCGACCTGAAGGAGGCACTGACCAACTTCCAGTTCGACGTCGCCACGCTGACGGTGGCCCAGGCATTACCGCTGGGCACATTGATGGCGGTGGCCATCCTGGTGCTGACCACGATCTTCGTCGCCACTACCGGTGATTCCATGAGCTACACCATCTCCATGGTCGCCACCGGCCATGACCAGCCATCGCGCCTGGTGCGCGCCTTCTGGGGCGTGATGATGGCCGTGATGGCGGCGATCCTGCTGTTCATGGGCTCCGGCCAGGTGTCGGCGCTGCAGCAGTTCATCGTGATCACCGCGATCCCGGTGTCGCTGGTGATCCTGCCGTCGCTGTGGCTGGGTCCGCGCGCGGCCTATCAGATGGCCCAGGAACAGGGCCTGGTGCGCTAG
- a CDS encoding LysR family transcriptional regulator, whose translation MNVTFKHLHAFVAVAEEGSFTRAARRLALSQPALTIQITQFEEELGVRLFDRTTRRVLLTDNGAEFLPTARRLLEDVNSAIAEVRDVAARRRGRVGVATLPSVSVKLMPQMVAAFRQDYPGVSVQLVDANASGVQARVRRKEVDFGIASRWTPDDDLNFETVMRDPFHVVCRRDHPLAQATGTLSWDDLAGQEFLGLAPDTGIRPLIESVPDLPANVRQPPVEVSNIATLEGMLIAGLGITVLPELALPEDPEGRLIARPLQGPSVSRALCLITRRGRSLSPAAQSLRDLIVSRLADGPVAYPNV comes from the coding sequence GTGAATGTGACGTTCAAACACCTGCACGCCTTCGTTGCGGTCGCGGAGGAAGGCAGCTTCACCCGCGCCGCCCGGCGTCTCGCTCTATCGCAGCCGGCGCTCACCATCCAGATCACCCAGTTCGAGGAGGAGCTGGGCGTTCGCTTGTTCGACCGGACGACCCGACGGGTACTGCTCACCGACAACGGCGCCGAATTTCTGCCGACCGCGCGACGTCTGCTGGAGGACGTGAACAGCGCGATTGCGGAGGTGCGTGACGTCGCCGCGCGCCGGCGCGGCCGGGTAGGGGTGGCGACGCTGCCGTCGGTCTCGGTCAAACTGATGCCGCAGATGGTTGCCGCCTTCCGTCAGGACTATCCAGGCGTCTCCGTCCAGCTTGTGGACGCCAACGCGAGCGGCGTGCAGGCGCGCGTCCGGCGCAAGGAAGTCGATTTCGGCATCGCTTCGCGCTGGACGCCGGACGATGATCTGAACTTCGAGACGGTGATGCGCGACCCCTTCCACGTGGTGTGTCGACGCGACCATCCGCTGGCGCAGGCAACGGGGACGCTAAGCTGGGACGATCTTGCGGGGCAGGAGTTTCTGGGACTGGCGCCCGATACCGGCATCCGCCCGCTGATCGAAAGCGTGCCCGACCTGCCGGCTAACGTGCGCCAGCCGCCGGTCGAGGTGTCGAACATCGCCACGCTCGAGGGCATGCTGATCGCCGGGCTGGGAATCACCGTGCTGCCTGAGTTGGCGTTGCCGGAAGATCCGGAGGGACGCCTGATCGCGCGTCCGCTGCAAGGGCCTTCCGTGTCGCGCGCGTTGTGCCTGATCACCCGGCGGGGCCGTTCACTGTCGCCAGCGGCGCAAAGCTTGCGGGACCTGATCGTCAGTCGTCTGGCCGACGGACCGGTTGCGTATCCAAACGTGTAA
- a CDS encoding formate/nitrite transporter family protein: MVDYVTPTSFVKEMVDAGEQKLKMAWRDSFIRAYMAGAILALAAAFAVSIAVQTGSFILGAVLFPVGFCMIYLMGYDLLTGVFVLTPLAYIDKRPGVTIDAILRHWGVVFLGNLAGALTVAVMMAVSFTYGFQAEANAVGQKLASIGVSRTIGYSEYGLAGWITIFVRGMMCNWMVSTGVVGAMLSRSVPGKVLAMWMPILVFFYMGFEHSVVNMFLFPSGLIMGGAFSVMDYVWWNEIPTILGNLVGGLAFTGLMLYMTHLRMGDATIQAKKDSAAAAPAE; this comes from the coding sequence ATGGTGGACTACGTAACGCCGACCAGCTTCGTGAAGGAAATGGTCGACGCCGGTGAGCAGAAGTTGAAGATGGCCTGGCGCGACAGCTTTATCCGCGCCTACATGGCCGGCGCCATCCTCGCGCTGGCCGCCGCGTTCGCGGTGTCGATCGCGGTCCAGACGGGCTCCTTTATTCTCGGTGCCGTCCTGTTCCCGGTCGGCTTCTGTATGATCTACCTGATGGGCTACGATCTCTTGACCGGCGTCTTCGTGCTGACGCCGCTGGCCTATATCGACAAGCGTCCGGGCGTCACCATCGACGCGATTCTGCGTCACTGGGGGGTGGTCTTCCTGGGTAACCTCGCCGGCGCGTTGACGGTGGCGGTCATGATGGCGGTCTCGTTCACCTACGGCTTCCAGGCCGAAGCCAACGCGGTGGGCCAGAAACTCGCCAGCATCGGCGTTTCTCGGACGATCGGCTACAGCGAGTACGGCCTGGCCGGCTGGATCACCATCTTCGTGCGCGGCATGATGTGCAACTGGATGGTCTCCACCGGCGTCGTCGGGGCGATGCTGTCGCGCTCCGTCCCGGGCAAGGTGCTCGCGATGTGGATGCCCATCCTGGTGTTCTTCTACATGGGCTTCGAGCACTCGGTGGTGAACATGTTCCTGTTCCCCTCCGGCCTGATCATGGGCGGCGCGTTCTCCGTGATGGACTACGTCTGGTGGAACGAGATCCCGACCATCCTGGGCAACCTGGTGGGCGGCCTCGCCTTCACCGGACTGATGCTCTACATGACCCACCTCCGGATGGGCGACGCCACCATCCAGGCGAAAAAGGATAGCGCGGCCGCAGCACCCGCCGAATAG